A region of Streptomyces deccanensis DNA encodes the following proteins:
- the sufU gene encoding Fe-S cluster assembly sulfur transfer protein SufU, producing the protein MKLDSMYQEVILDHYKHPHGRGLRDGDAEVHHVNPTCGDEITLRVKYDGTTIADVSYEGQGCSISQASASVLNDLLVGKDLDDARKIQETFLELMQSKGKIEPDDAMEEVLEDAVAFAGVSKYPARVKCALLSWMAWKDATAQALGADADVERKTA; encoded by the coding sequence ATGAAGCTGGACTCGATGTACCAGGAAGTCATCCTGGACCACTACAAGCACCCCCACGGGCGGGGCTTGCGGGACGGTGACGCCGAGGTACACCACGTGAACCCGACGTGCGGCGACGAGATCACCCTGCGAGTGAAGTACGACGGCACGACCATCGCGGACGTGTCGTACGAGGGCCAGGGCTGCTCGATCAGCCAGGCCTCGGCCTCCGTGCTGAACGACCTCCTCGTCGGCAAGGACCTTGACGACGCGCGGAAGATCCAGGAGACCTTCCTGGAGCTGATGCAGTCCAAGGGGAAGATCGAGCCGGACGACGCGATGGAGGAGGTGCTGGAGGACGCGGTCGCGTTCGCCGGTGTCTCCAAGTACCCCGCCCGGGTCAAGTGCGCCCTCCTCAGCTGGATGGCGTGGAAGGACGCGACGGCCCAGGCGCTGGGCGCCGACGCCGACGTCGAAAGGAAGACGGCATGA
- a CDS encoding DMT family transporter → MGYLLLAAAIAAEVAATTAMKYSEGFSKLWPSLVTGVGYVISFVLLAQALKSMSIGTAYAIWSGVGTATVAALGLVLFGEGLTVPKVAGIVLIIAGVVVLNLGGAH, encoded by the coding sequence ATGGGATATCTGTTGCTCGCCGCGGCCATAGCCGCCGAAGTGGCCGCCACCACCGCCATGAAGTACAGCGAGGGCTTCAGCAAGCTGTGGCCGTCACTGGTCACCGGGGTGGGGTACGTCATCTCCTTCGTCCTGCTCGCCCAGGCGCTGAAGTCGATGTCGATCGGCACGGCCTACGCGATCTGGTCCGGCGTCGGCACCGCGACGGTCGCCGCCCTCGGACTGGTGCTGTTCGGGGAGGGGTTGACCGTCCCCAAGGTCGCCGGGATCGTGCTGATCATCGCGGGGGTCGTGGTGCTGAACCTGGGAGGCGCCCACTGA
- the sufC gene encoding Fe-S cluster assembly ATPase SufC, producing the protein MATLEIRDLHVTVEADNATKEILKGVDLTVKQGETHAIMGPNGSGKSTLAYSLAGHPKYTITGGTVLLDGEDVLEMSVDERARAGLFLAMQYPVEVPGVSVSNFLRTSATAIRGEAPKLRTWVKEVKEAMQRLNMDPSFAERNVNEGFSGGEKKRHEILQLELLKPKVAILDETDSGLDVDALRIVSEGVNRVRETGEVGTLLITHYTRILRYIKPDHVHVFANGRIAESGGPELADQLEAEGYDKYVKGGASA; encoded by the coding sequence ATGGCAACGCTTGAAATCCGAGACCTGCACGTCACCGTCGAGGCCGACAACGCCACGAAGGAGATCCTCAAGGGCGTCGACCTCACCGTGAAGCAGGGCGAGACGCACGCCATCATGGGCCCCAACGGCTCCGGCAAGTCGACCCTCGCCTACTCCCTCGCGGGTCACCCGAAGTACACGATCACCGGCGGCACCGTGCTGCTCGACGGCGAGGACGTCCTGGAGATGTCCGTCGACGAGCGCGCCCGCGCGGGCCTGTTCCTGGCGATGCAGTACCCGGTCGAGGTCCCGGGTGTCTCCGTCTCCAACTTCCTGCGCACCTCCGCCACCGCCATCCGCGGCGAGGCCCCCAAGCTGCGCACCTGGGTGAAGGAGGTCAAGGAGGCCATGCAGCGCCTCAACATGGACCCCTCCTTCGCCGAGCGCAACGTCAACGAGGGCTTCTCCGGCGGTGAGAAGAAGCGCCACGAGATCCTCCAGCTGGAGCTGCTCAAGCCCAAGGTCGCGATCCTCGACGAGACGGACTCCGGCCTGGACGTCGACGCGCTGCGCATCGTCTCCGAGGGCGTCAACCGCGTCCGCGAGACCGGCGAGGTCGGCACCCTGCTGATCACGCACTACACGCGCATCCTGCGCTACATCAAGCCCGACCACGTGCACGTGTTCGCGAACGGCCGTATCGCCGAGTCCGGCGGCCCGGAGCTCGCGGACCAGCTCGAGGCCGAGGGCTACGACAAGTACGTGAAGGGTGGCGCATCCGCGTGA
- a CDS encoding non-heme iron oxygenase ferredoxin subunit, whose amino-acid sequence MSTYVRACGLSELEEDTPKRVELDGTPVSVVQTEGEVFAIHDICSHANVSLSEGEVEDCQIECWLHGSAFDLRTGKPSGLPATRPVPVYPVKIEGDDVLVSLTQES is encoded by the coding sequence ATGTCGACCTATGTACGAGCCTGTGGGCTGAGCGAGCTGGAGGAGGACACCCCCAAGCGGGTGGAACTCGACGGCACGCCGGTCTCGGTCGTGCAGACCGAGGGGGAGGTGTTCGCCATCCACGACATCTGCTCCCACGCGAACGTCTCGCTCTCCGAGGGCGAGGTGGAGGACTGTCAGATCGAGTGCTGGCTGCACGGCTCCGCGTTCGACCTCAGAACCGGCAAGCCGTCCGGCCTACCCGCGACGCGCCCCGTCCCCGTATACCCCGTAAAGATCGAAGGGGACGACGTGCTCGTCTCCCTCACCCAGGAGTCCTGA
- a CDS encoding AbfB domain-containing protein → MPPHKPGPDPDQTTPNLPVLRSAKVWETGVAPNDTRIPGTRRLWLAGALALAVVSSCVTAITLQGSGPDDSSEKNGRTTAADDRVLPSLSLPPTSPPATSAPDGKSGLSEPQGAEGDAKETDGKGKTEDADGAKGSGSSDDKQQGGAKPTSEPSKAPAPPKKPPSTSTTRKSVRSVSYPDRYWHLRDGLIQLDQVSSRSGSETKEDSSFKVVSGLANSSCYSFRMADGRYVRHQNFVLRASGNDGSRLFQQDATFCPRSGYSGSVLLESVNYPGYFVRHRSFQLRLERAEHSGYFYADATFSLVKGFS, encoded by the coding sequence ATGCCGCCACACAAGCCCGGACCTGATCCGGACCAGACCACGCCCAACCTTCCGGTGCTCAGATCCGCGAAGGTGTGGGAGACGGGTGTCGCCCCGAACGACACCCGAATACCGGGCACGCGCCGCCTCTGGCTGGCCGGCGCCCTGGCCCTCGCCGTCGTGTCGTCCTGTGTCACCGCGATCACCCTCCAGGGCAGCGGACCTGACGACTCGTCGGAGAAGAACGGGCGCACCACCGCCGCCGACGACCGGGTACTCCCCTCCCTCTCGCTCCCGCCCACGTCGCCCCCCGCGACGTCGGCGCCGGACGGCAAGAGCGGACTGTCGGAGCCGCAGGGCGCCGAGGGCGACGCCAAGGAGACCGACGGCAAGGGCAAGACCGAGGACGCCGACGGCGCCAAGGGATCCGGCTCGTCCGACGACAAGCAACAGGGCGGCGCGAAGCCGACCTCCGAGCCGTCGAAGGCGCCCGCGCCCCCGAAGAAGCCGCCGTCCACGTCGACCACGCGCAAGTCCGTACGGTCCGTCAGCTACCCGGACCGCTACTGGCATCTGCGCGACGGTCTGATCCAGCTGGACCAGGTGAGCTCCCGCAGCGGCAGCGAGACCAAGGAGGACTCCTCCTTCAAGGTCGTCTCCGGCCTCGCGAACTCCTCCTGCTACTCCTTCCGCATGGCGGACGGCCGCTACGTGCGTCACCAGAACTTCGTGCTCCGCGCGTCCGGCAACGACGGCTCCCGGCTCTTCCAGCAGGACGCCACCTTCTGCCCCCGCTCGGGCTACTCGGGCTCGGTCCTGCTGGAGTCGGTGAACTACCCCGGCTACTTCGTGCGCCACCGCAGCTTCCAGCTCCGCCTCGAACGCGCCGAACACAGCGGCTACTTCTACGCGGACGCCACGTTCAGCCTGGTGAAGGGCTTCTCCTGA
- a CDS encoding metal-sulfur cluster assembly factor, protein MSETLEMKPASEEEVREALYDVVDPELGIDVVNLGLIYGIHIDDANIATIDMTLTSAACPLTDVIEDQAKSATDGLVNELRINWVWMPPWGPDKITDDGREQLRALGFNV, encoded by the coding sequence ATGAGCGAGACCCTGGAGATGAAGCCGGCCTCCGAGGAGGAGGTCCGCGAGGCCCTGTACGACGTCGTGGACCCCGAGTTGGGCATCGACGTCGTCAACCTGGGCCTGATCTACGGCATCCACATCGACGACGCGAACATCGCGACGATCGACATGACCCTGACCTCGGCGGCCTGCCCGCTGACGGACGTCATCGAGGACCAGGCCAAGTCCGCCACGGACGGCCTCGTCAACGAGCTCCGCATCAACTGGGTCTGGATGCCCCCGTGGGGCCCCGACAAGATCACCGACGACGGCCGTGAGCAGCTGCGCGCGCTCGGGTTCAACGTCTGA
- a CDS encoding cysteine desulfurase: MTQLPGLLDTEAIRKDFPILDRQVHDGRKLVYLDNAATSQKPRQVLDALSEYYERYNANVHRGVHVLAEEATALYEGARDKVAEFVNAPSRDEVIFTKNASESLNLVANMLGWADEPYRVDSETEIVITEMEHHSNIVPWQLLSQRTGAKLKWFGLTDDGRLDLSNIEEIITEKTKIVSFVLVSNILGTVNPVEAIVRRAQEVGALVCIDASQAAPHMPLDVQALQADFVAFTGHKMCGPTGIGVLWGRQELLEDLPPFLGGGEMIETVSMHSSTYAPAPHKFEAGTPPIAQAVGLGAAIDYLNSIGMDKILAHEHAITEYAVKRLAEVPDLRIIGPATAEDRGAAISFTLGDIHPHDVGQVLDEQGIAVRVGHHCARPVCLRYGIPATTRASFYLYSTPAEIDALVEGLEHVRNFFG; this comes from the coding sequence GTGACACAGCTGCCGGGCCTCCTCGACACCGAGGCGATCCGCAAGGACTTCCCCATCCTGGACCGTCAGGTCCACGACGGCCGGAAGCTCGTGTACCTGGACAACGCGGCGACCTCGCAGAAGCCGCGCCAGGTGCTGGACGCCCTGAGCGAGTACTACGAGCGCTACAACGCCAACGTCCACCGCGGTGTGCATGTGCTCGCCGAGGAGGCCACGGCGCTGTACGAGGGCGCGCGCGACAAGGTCGCGGAGTTCGTCAACGCGCCTTCGCGCGACGAGGTGATCTTCACCAAGAACGCCTCCGAGTCGCTCAACCTCGTGGCGAACATGCTGGGCTGGGCCGACGAGCCCTACCGCGTGGACTCCGAGACCGAGATCGTCATCACGGAGATGGAGCACCACTCCAACATCGTGCCGTGGCAGCTGCTCTCGCAGCGCACGGGCGCGAAGCTGAAGTGGTTCGGGCTGACCGACGACGGCCGCCTCGACCTCTCCAACATCGAGGAGATCATCACCGAGAAGACGAAGATCGTCTCCTTCGTGCTGGTCTCCAACATCCTCGGCACGGTCAACCCCGTCGAGGCGATAGTGCGCCGGGCACAGGAGGTCGGTGCCCTGGTCTGCATCGACGCCTCGCAGGCCGCACCGCACATGCCGCTGGACGTGCAGGCGCTCCAGGCCGACTTCGTGGCCTTCACCGGCCACAAGATGTGCGGACCGACGGGCATCGGCGTGCTCTGGGGCCGCCAGGAGCTCCTGGAGGACCTGCCTCCGTTCCTCGGCGGCGGCGAGATGATCGAGACGGTGTCGATGCACTCGTCGACGTACGCCCCCGCCCCGCACAAGTTCGAGGCGGGCACCCCGCCGATCGCGCAGGCGGTCGGCCTCGGCGCGGCGATCGACTACCTGAACTCCATCGGCATGGACAAGATCCTCGCCCATGAGCACGCGATCACCGAATACGCGGTGAAGCGGCTGGCGGAGGTCCCGGACCTCAGGATCATCGGCCCCGCCACGGCCGAGGACCGGGGCGCGGCGATCTCCTTCACCCTCGGCGACATCCACCCGCACGACGTGGGCCAGGTCCTCGACGAGCAGGGCATCGCGGTCCGGGTCGGCCACCACTGCGCCCGCCCCGTCTGCCTGCGGTACGGAATTCCCGCGACCACCCGAGCGTCGTTCTATCTGTACTCCACGCCGGCCGAGATCGACGCCCTGGTCGAAGGCCTGGAGCACGTACGGAACTTCTTCGGCTGA
- the sufD gene encoding Fe-S cluster assembly protein SufD, translating to MAEAQNIPVGSTTAGSIAVAAESTVATRMSAPPSFDVADFPVPHGREEEWRFTPLERLRGLHDGTAVASGDGLKVDVQAPEGVTVEAVGRDDARLGKAGTPVDRVAAQAYSAFEKAGVITVPKETVLAEPIRIAVHGEGGTAFAHQVIELGAFAEAVVVIDHTGDAVLAANVDYVLGDGAKLTVVSVQDWDDKAVHVAQHNALVGRDASFKSIVVTFGGDVVRLHPRVAYAGTGGEAELFGLYFTDKGQHQEHRLLVDHNTPHCKSNVVYKGALQGDGAHAVWIGDVLIEAKAEGTDTYEMNRNLVLTDGARVDSVPNLEIETGEIVGAGHASATGRFDDEQLFYLMARGIPAEEARRLVVRGFFAELVQQIGVDDIQERLLVKIDEELEASV from the coding sequence ATGGCTGAGGCTCAGAACATCCCGGTGGGGAGCACCACCGCCGGCTCGATCGCGGTGGCCGCCGAGTCGACCGTCGCCACGCGCATGAGCGCGCCCCCGTCCTTCGACGTGGCGGACTTCCCCGTGCCGCACGGCCGCGAGGAGGAGTGGCGGTTCACCCCGCTGGAGCGCCTGCGCGGGCTGCACGACGGCACCGCCGTCGCCTCCGGCGACGGCCTGAAGGTCGACGTCCAGGCCCCCGAGGGCGTCACCGTCGAGGCCGTCGGCCGCGACGACGCCCGCCTCGGCAAGGCCGGCACTCCGGTGGACCGCGTCGCCGCCCAGGCCTACTCGGCCTTCGAGAAGGCCGGCGTGATCACCGTCCCCAAGGAGACGGTCCTCGCCGAGCCGATCCGGATCGCCGTGCACGGCGAGGGCGGCACCGCCTTCGCCCACCAGGTGATCGAGCTGGGCGCCTTCGCCGAGGCCGTCGTCGTCATCGACCACACCGGTGACGCGGTGCTCGCCGCCAACGTCGACTACGTCCTGGGCGACGGCGCCAAGCTGACCGTCGTCTCCGTCCAGGACTGGGACGACAAGGCCGTCCACGTGGCCCAGCACAACGCCCTGGTCGGCCGGGACGCGTCGTTCAAGTCGATCGTCGTCACCTTCGGCGGCGACGTCGTCCGCCTCCACCCCCGCGTCGCCTACGCCGGGACCGGCGGCGAGGCCGAGCTGTTCGGGCTCTACTTCACCGACAAGGGGCAGCACCAGGAGCACCGCCTCCTGGTCGACCACAACACCCCGCACTGCAAGTCGAACGTGGTCTACAAGGGCGCGCTCCAGGGCGACGGCGCCCACGCGGTCTGGATCGGCGACGTGCTGATCGAGGCCAAGGCCGAGGGCACCGACACCTACGAGATGAACCGGAACCTGGTCCTCACGGACGGCGCCCGGGTCGACTCCGTGCCCAACCTGGAGATCGAGACCGGCGAGATCGTCGGCGCCGGCCACGCGAGCGCGACCGGCCGCTTCGACGACGAGCAGCTCTTCTACCTGATGGCCCGCGGCATCCCCGCCGAAGAGGCCCGCCGCCTCGTGGTCCGCGGCTTCTTCGCCGAGCTGGTCCAGCAGATCGGTGTGGACGACATCCAGGAACGCCTTCTCGTGAAGATCGACGAGGAGCTGGAGGCGTCGGTCTGA